From the genome of bacterium:
TGCGGGCGTCGTGGATGCGGCCCAGTTTGATCGGGAACGGATCGGACTGCTGATGATGGGACAGCGCGCATGAAGCGGCTGGGTCCGTTCCGGGTGGAGCGGGTGCTGGTTCCGTCCGGGGCCTGGGTCCTGACGGTCTCCCTGGGCGCGGTCGCCGCCGCCCTGGTCGCGGCAGGCATGATCTTCTGGGCCTTCGGGATCAACCCTATACGGGCCTACGCGATCATCTTCGCGGGCACGCTGGCGGACAGGAGGGCGGCGCCCGATATACTGCGCCAAGCCACCCCGCTGCTTCTTGCCGGTGTCGGGCTGGTGCTGGCGTTCCGGGCGCAGTTCTGGAACATCGGAGCTGAGGGCCAGTTGCTCGCCGGTGCTGTCGCGGCGACCGGAGTGGCGCTGTTCACCCCCATCCCGGCTCCACTGCTGCTGCCCGCGATGTTCGTGGCGGGCTTCCTCGGCGGCGCGGTGTGGGGCTTCATCCCTGCGCTGCTCCGCCTCAAGCTCGAGGTCAACGAAGTCGTCTCCACCCTGATGATGAACTACATAGCCCTGTTCTCCGTGGAGTGGCTGATCCACGGGCCGTGGAAAGGGAAGACCGCGTTCGGGTTCGCCTATACCGATGCCTTCCCCGAAGCCGCGCGACTGGCCCTTATCCCGGGCACGCGCGTGCACTGGCCCACGCTGGCCTTGGGGATCGCCCTCTCCGGCGCGCTGGCCTTCTTCCTGGGGCGGGCGCGTCTCGGGTTCGAGATCCGGGTGCTGGGCGAGAACCCCACCGCGGCAAGGTACGCGGGAATAGACCCGGTCCGAACGGTCCTGCTCGCCATGGTGTTCTCCGCGGGCGCGGCCGGGCTGGCGGGAGTGGGCGAGGTCGCGGGCATCCACCACAAGCTGCTCTCGCCCGGCCAGGTCTCTTTGGGCTACGGCTACGCCGCCATCATTGTGGCATGGCTGGCGCGCGGGAACCCACTCGCCGCCATCATTACTGCGCTGTTCCTCGGCCTCATATTCTCCAGTGGAGACGTTATGAAGGTAATGTTGCAGATGCCGTTCCGTGTGACCGACGTCTTCAATGGGCTGATTCTGTTCTTCCTCATCGGCAGTGAGCGGCTGCTCAACTACCGGCTGCGATGGGAACCCGGCAGGCGGCCCGGGGAGACCGCGGATGCTTGAGTGGATCCTGACGGCGATCGTCCGGGCGCTGGCCGTCAGCACCCCGCTCCTGTGGGCCTCGCTGGGAGAGATCTACGCCGAGCGGAGTGGCGTGATCAACCTGGGCGTTGAAGGGATGATGATTCTGGGCGCGCTGTCCGCCTTCGTCGTCGCGCACATAACCGGCTACCCGGTGGCCGGCCTGCTGGCGGCGGCGGTCGCCGGCGGCCTGGCGGCCCTGCTGCACGCCTTCGTATCCGTGACGCTCCGGGCCAACCAGTACGTCTCGGGGCTGGCTCTGACCATGCTGGGCCTGGGCCTGGCCGGCGTGCTCGGCCGGGGATGGGAAGGGATACCCCTGCTCAACACCCTCCCGGAAATCTCCGGGCTCACGTACATGGGGCTGGCGCTCGCGGTAGGGCTCTGGCTGGTCCTGCACCACACGCGGCTGGGCATGGTGATACGCTCCACCGGTGAGTCACCGGCCGCCGCGGACGCGCTGGGCGTGAACGTCCACCTGGTACGCTACCTCTGCGTGGTCTTCGGCGGGGTGCTTGCCGGCGTGGCCGGCGGCTTCCTCTCGGTGGCCTACCGCCCCTCGTGGACTGAAGGCATGACCGCGGGGTTGGGGTGGATCGCCATAGCAATAACCATCTTCGCGGGCTGGGACCCGCTCCGGGCGGTCGCAGGGGCTTTCCTCTTTGGGGCCCTCTTCCACCTCTCCTTCCGCCTCCAGGCCTGGGTCCAGCCAGAGGCGCTCAGGATGATGCCGTTCGCCTTCACCATCCTGGTGCTGGCGGCCACCGCGGGCAGGCGCAGGGGACAGGGAGCGCCCGAGGCGCTGGGGCTGCCGTACGCGGGCGGGGAGAGATGACGCCGGAGGCGGGAGAAGCCCGCGACCACACCGAATAGCCGAGGAGAAGCCAAGAAAGACAATCAAGAAAGACAATGAGGAGGGAGACCATGCGCTGGTTAACCGTCTTGGTGGTGCTCGTGCTCGCGGGCAGCCTGGCTGCACCAGGCATCGCCCAACAGAAGCTCAAGGCCGGGTTCATCTACGTCGGCCCCATCGGTGACTACGGCTGGACGCACGCCCACGATTTCGCCCGCAAGGTCGCGGAGAAGAAGCTCCCCTGGCTGGAGACCCTCTATGTCGAGAAGGTGCCCGAGGGCCAGACGGAATCGTTCATTGACAAGCTGATCCAGCAGGGCGCGCGGGTTATCTTCACGACCAGCTTCGGGTTCATGGACGGGACGCTGGCTGCGGCCAAGCGGTATCCAAACCAGATCTTCGCGCACGCGTCGGGCTTCAAGCGCGCGCCCAACGTGGCGACGTACATGGCCGACTTCTACCAGGTGTACTACCTGAACGGCCTGATGGCCGGCGCGGCGACCAAGAGCGGCAAGATCGGCTACGTGGGCGCCTTCCCGATCCCCGAGGTGAAGCGCCACATCGGCGCCTTCGCGCTGGGCGTCCGCGCGGTCAACCCCAAGGCCACCGTGCACGTCCGTTGGATCTACGAGTGGTTCAGTCCGACGGCCGCCAAGGAAGCCACCGAGGCCCTGATCGCCGAGGGGGCCGACGTGTTCGGGTTTACCGAGGACACCCCAACCGTCGTGCAGGTGGCGGCGAAGCGCGGGCTGCCCAGCTTCGGCCACTACTCACCGATGCACAAGTTCGCCCCCAAGCACATGATCTCGGGCCAGCTCGTGCACTGGGACAAGATCTACGTGGACTTCCTCTCCAAGGTGTACGCGGGCAAGTACACGGCCGAGAACCTGGCCAACGTGGACTACTGGTGGCTTCTGGCCGAAGGAGCGGCAGAGCTGGGCGGCGACTTCGGGATGCCGGTCAATCCTGAGTGGAAGGCCAGACTGGCGGCGGTCAAGGTCGGCACACCCGACCTGGGCCGGATCTCGGTCTACGACCTGGTCATGAAGCGGCTGGCCCAGATGTCGGATCCCAAGGTGACCTTCGAGCCGTTCACCGGCCCGATCAAGGACCGCAAGGGCGTCCTCCGGGTCCAATCCGGGAAGCGCATGACCGTGGGAGAGCTCAACTCGATGGAGTGGGCGGCACCGGGCGTCGTGGGCCCCTGGCCCAAAGAGCCGTAACCGCCTAGAGCGCTGACAGCGCGCCGCGCGCGGCGAGAACTCCGAGCACCCGCTCGAACGGGACGCCGCGCGCGGCCAGCAAGACCATCAAGTGGTAGAGCACGTCGGCCGCCTCCTCTGCAACGCGGTAGTCGCTTTCGCCCTCCGCTGCGCGGACGACCTCCTCCGCCTCCTCTCGGACTTTGGCTCCCACCACTGCCAGACCCGCGCTAAGGAGGGAGGCGGTGTACGAACCCTGGGGACTCACCCGGCGGCGGTCTCCGATCACCGCCTCGAGCCGTGAGAGCACGGGGCCTCCGACCGGTCTGGCCTCACCATCAGGCGTCCGGTGGAAGCAGGATCGCTGCCCGGTATGACAGGCCGGACCATTGGGAATCACCAGAGCGAGGAGCGCATCGCCGTCGCAGTCCAAGCGTAGATCCACGAGTCGCTGCGTGTGTCCGGAGGTCGCGCCCTTGCGCCACAGCGCCCGGCGCGACCGGCTCCAGAACCACATCTCGCCGGTCGCCCGGGTGCGCTCGCAGGCGTCGCGGTTCATCCATGCCATCATCAGGACCTCGCCCGAGCGTGCATCCTGCACGATGACCGGCAGCAGCCCGTCCTTCCAGTCAGGCAATCCCTCAGCCGGGATCAGCGGTGCCCCATCGCTCACGGATCTCCCGCCTGCCCTTCGAGCCTCACCGGAACACCGGCGGCGGCCAGCGCCCGCTTCACCACCGGAATAGGATACCGGTCGTAGTGGAAGATCGAGGCGGCCAGCGCAGCGTCAGCGCACCCTGCGGTCAGCACCTCGCAGAGGTGCGCGGGCATTCCGGCGCCTCCCGAGGCAATCACCGGAATGCCGACGGCCTGCGCCACGCGGCGCGTCAGTTCCAGGTCGTAGCCCTGGGTGGTACCGTCGCGGTCCACGCTCGTCAGCAGGATCTCCCCGGCTCCCAGCCGCGAGGCCTCGATCGCCCAGGCCACCGCGTCCATCCCGGCGCTCCGGCGGCCGCCGTGGGTCATAACCTCGTAAGCTCCATCTCCCCCGCCGATCCGCTGCGCGTCTATCGCTACGACCACGCACTGGCTGCCGAACCGGTCTGCCGCCTCCGCGATGAGAGCCGGCCGGGCCACCGCCGCGGTGTTGAGGGCAACCTTGTCCGCGCCGGCCAGCAGCAGGTCCCGGACATCGGCCACGCTGCGGACGCCGCCGCCCACGGTCAGAGGTATGAACACCTCGGCGGCGGTGCGCGCCACCGCGTCCAACAGGGCGCCGCGGCCTTCGACCGAGGCCGTGATGTCCAGGTACACCAACTCGTCCGCGCCCTCGCGGTCGTACCGGGCCGCCAGCTCAACCGAATCGCCAGCGTCGCGGAGATCCACGAAGGCGCGGCCCTTGACCACGCGGCCGGCCCGCACGTCCAGGCATGGGATGACCCTCTTGGCCAACATCACCCTGACCCCGCCGCGGCGGCAACGGCCTCCGCCAGGGTGAACCGCCCGTCGTAGAGCGCCCGCCCCACGATCGCGCCGTCTGCGCCGGCGGCCTCTGCCCTGCGGAGATAGTCGAGCGTCGCGATCCCTCCTGAGAGGACCACCGGCACGCGCGACGCTGCCACAACGGCCGCCAGACCACTCATGTTGGGACCGGCCAGCATACCGTCACAAGCCACGTCGGTATAGACGAACCTGTGCACACCTGCGGCCGCCAGCCGGCGGGCCGTCTCGACGACCGAGGCCCTGGAGGTGCATTGCCATCCCTCGGTGACAACCATTCCGTCGCGCGCGTCCAGCGCCGCGACGATCCGGTCGCCAAACCTCGCCAGCGCCTCCTCCAGCAACCCGACCTGGAGGGCGGCCGTGCCGAGGAT
Proteins encoded in this window:
- a CDS encoding ABC transporter permease, whose product is MKRLGPFRVERVLVPSGAWVLTVSLGAVAAALVAAGMIFWAFGINPIRAYAIIFAGTLADRRAAPDILRQATPLLLAGVGLVLAFRAQFWNIGAEGQLLAGAVAATGVALFTPIPAPLLLPAMFVAGFLGGAVWGFIPALLRLKLEVNEVVSTLMMNYIALFSVEWLIHGPWKGKTAFGFAYTDAFPEAARLALIPGTRVHWPTLALGIALSGALAFFLGRARLGFEIRVLGENPTAARYAGIDPVRTVLLAMVFSAGAAGLAGVGEVAGIHHKLLSPGQVSLGYGYAAIIVAWLARGNPLAAIITALFLGLIFSSGDVMKVMLQMPFRVTDVFNGLILFFLIGSERLLNYRLRWEPGRRPGETADA
- a CDS encoding ABC transporter permease, which gives rise to MLEWILTAIVRALAVSTPLLWASLGEIYAERSGVINLGVEGMMILGALSAFVVAHITGYPVAGLLAAAVAGGLAALLHAFVSVTLRANQYVSGLALTMLGLGLAGVLGRGWEGIPLLNTLPEISGLTYMGLALAVGLWLVLHHTRLGMVIRSTGESPAAADALGVNVHLVRYLCVVFGGVLAGVAGGFLSVAYRPSWTEGMTAGLGWIAIAITIFAGWDPLRAVAGAFLFGALFHLSFRLQAWVQPEALRMMPFAFTILVLAATAGRRRGQGAPEALGLPYAGGER
- a CDS encoding BMP family ABC transporter substrate-binding protein — its product is MRWLTVLVVLVLAGSLAAPGIAQQKLKAGFIYVGPIGDYGWTHAHDFARKVAEKKLPWLETLYVEKVPEGQTESFIDKLIQQGARVIFTTSFGFMDGTLAAAKRYPNQIFAHASGFKRAPNVATYMADFYQVYYLNGLMAGAATKSGKIGYVGAFPIPEVKRHIGAFALGVRAVNPKATVHVRWIYEWFSPTAAKEATEALIAEGADVFGFTEDTPTVVQVAAKRGLPSFGHYSPMHKFAPKHMISGQLVHWDKIYVDFLSKVYAGKYTAENLANVDYWWLLAEGAAELGGDFGMPVNPEWKARLAAVKVGTPDLGRISVYDLVMKRLAQMSDPKVTFEPFTGPIKDRKGVLRVQSGKRMTVGELNSMEWAAPGVVGPWPKEP
- the hisIE gene encoding bifunctional phosphoribosyl-AMP cyclohydrolase/phosphoribosyl-ATP diphosphatase HisIE, translated to MSDGAPLIPAEGLPDWKDGLLPVIVQDARSGEVLMMAWMNRDACERTRATGEMWFWSRSRRALWRKGATSGHTQRLVDLRLDCDGDALLALVIPNGPACHTGQRSCFHRTPDGEARPVGGPVLSRLEAVIGDRRRVSPQGSYTASLLSAGLAVVGAKVREEAEEVVRAAEGESDYRVAEEAADVLYHLMVLLAARGVPFERVLGVLAARGALSAL
- the hisF gene encoding imidazole glycerol phosphate synthase subunit HisF, translating into MLAKRVIPCLDVRAGRVVKGRAFVDLRDAGDSVELAARYDREGADELVYLDITASVEGRGALLDAVARTAAEVFIPLTVGGGVRSVADVRDLLLAGADKVALNTAAVARPALIAEAADRFGSQCVVVAIDAQRIGGGDGAYEVMTHGGRRSAGMDAVAWAIEASRLGAGEILLTSVDRDGTTQGYDLELTRRVAQAVGIPVIASGGAGMPAHLCEVLTAGCADAALAASIFHYDRYPIPVVKRALAAAGVPVRLEGQAGDP
- the hisA gene encoding 1-(5-phosphoribosyl)-5-[(5-phosphoribosylamino)methylideneamino]imidazole-4-carboxamide isomerase — its product is MTVYPAIDLMAGSAVRLRQGDPARQVVVAQDPVSLARRWEAEGADWLHLVDLDGAFSGHPCHLDLIGRICGAVEIPVQVGGGLRSLADVDAVMAAGAARAILGTAALQVGLLEEALARFGDRIVAALDARDGMVVTEGWQCTSRASVVETARRLAAAGVHRFVYTDVACDGMLAGPNMSGLAAVVAASRVPVVLSGGIATLDYLRRAEAAGADGAIVGRALYDGRFTLAEAVAAAAGSG